TTTCAAATCGGGGATTGGAGTGGAATACGCTATTTTCCCAACATCCCGGCTTTCAAACCCTTGTCGGCCGGTCTTTCCCCCAGCCAGATGGCGAAAACGGCCTGTTTGAAGGGCAGGCCCCGGATCAGACCCTGCAGCTGTCCCTTGGCGTAGACCCGCACGCCTTGCCCCGGGGTGTAGATGATGTCGTAGACGTCACCGGTTTTGGCCTCTTCGGCAAAAAAGCCGTTGAACTGGTCGATTTCCGCCTGAAGCGGGGCGGTGGCGCCGCCGGTGGCGTTGGCGAAGCCCTCGTTCCAGGCCGCGATCAGCTTCTGGCTGGAGACGCCGTCGTGGATGAAGTGCATCCGGATCGCCATGGGTTCATCGGCCGCGACAATCCCGGCGGGGTCAGCCGATTCTTGCTTTAGGTAAAGGCCGCCGGCGTAAACCTTGACAAAAAATTTGGTCCGCAGACCCGCGCCGTTCAGTACCAGATCCTGAGTGCCGGCCACCAGCGTATCCGGCAAAACGACCCCACCGATCTCCATGGCCACCGCCGCCGGGGAGATCAGCACCACCACCATCCACAGCAGCATCCAACGCTTCACCATTCCGCTTCCCTCCTGGTTCGTTGTGGTTTGAATTCAAGCCTCGCGCGCGGCTCAGGGTCGCGGCTATAAATAATTCCACAATATGGCGCCGGATTTTGGTTTGCCACCCAGGCACATTCGC
This sequence is a window from Desulfobacteraceae bacterium. Protein-coding genes within it:
- a CDS encoding chalcone isomerase family protein; this translates as MVKRWMLLWMVVVLISPAAVAMEIGGVVLPDTLVAGTQDLVLNGAGLRTKFFVKVYAGGLYLKQESADPAGIVAADEPMAIRMHFIHDGVSSQKLIAAWNEGFANATGGATAPLQAEIDQFNGFFAEEAKTGDVYDIIYTPGQGVRVYAKGQLQGLIRGLPFKQAVFAIWLGERPADKGLKAGMLGK